A genomic region of Barnesiella viscericola DSM 18177 contains the following coding sequences:
- a CDS encoding TolC family protein has translation MLWATLAGSVAAQVTLSECVEKARNNYPQIQELGLIREAEKYDLSTASQSWLPQLTISGKAQYQSKVVEMPFEIPEFKFNLPHDQYSLVGEVSQTIWDGGSTANKKRLVSADAKIQSKQLEVSLYGLRQKVENIFLGILLIDKQIAQNEIAVKSLYRNRESVLAGIEHGVSYQSDLSIVDVNILNYKQTISSLHADRQAYVDILGRLTGEDLSQARFVEPPVDLPIDTATLARPELQLYKAQLEQTQIQRRDLQSNLYPKLNLSLQGGIGRPGLNILKNEFEPYYTVGVKLQWNLGALYSRKNDIRKIAVQKERIERQQEAFVLNTMLDVTDQLNEVHKAEHVLEQDREIIRLREEIRQAGEEQYKQGVIMLTDLMEMIDEEFNARVAQSLHQVQLVMAICDLKNTLGQ, from the coding sequence ATGCTATGGGCCACTCTGGCCGGGTCGGTCGCCGCACAGGTAACGCTGAGCGAATGTGTGGAGAAGGCCCGCAACAACTACCCGCAAATTCAGGAGCTCGGACTGATTCGCGAAGCCGAGAAATATGACCTGTCGACGGCCAGTCAAAGCTGGCTGCCGCAACTCACCATCAGCGGTAAAGCCCAATACCAGTCGAAGGTAGTCGAAATGCCCTTCGAGATACCCGAGTTCAAGTTCAACCTGCCCCACGACCAGTATTCGCTGGTAGGCGAGGTGAGCCAGACCATCTGGGACGGCGGCTCAACGGCCAACAAAAAACGGCTGGTGAGTGCCGATGCCAAGATACAGAGCAAACAGTTGGAGGTCTCGCTCTACGGTCTGCGGCAGAAGGTCGAAAACATCTTCCTGGGTATCCTGCTCATCGACAAGCAGATTGCCCAGAACGAAATTGCCGTCAAGAGCCTCTACCGCAACCGCGAGTCGGTGCTGGCCGGCATCGAGCACGGTGTGTCGTACCAGTCGGACCTGAGTATCGTCGACGTGAATATCCTCAACTACAAGCAGACCATCTCGTCGCTGCATGCCGACCGCCAGGCCTATGTCGACATCCTGGGCCGCCTCACCGGCGAGGACCTGTCGCAAGCCCGGTTTGTCGAGCCGCCTGTCGACCTGCCTATCGACACCGCTACCCTCGCCCGTCCTGAACTGCAACTCTACAAGGCTCAGTTGGAACAGACTCAGATACAGCGCCGTGACCTGCAATCCAACCTCTATCCCAAGCTCAACCTCTCGTTGCAGGGTGGTATAGGTCGCCCGGGACTGAATATCCTGAAAAACGAGTTTGAACCCTACTACACCGTGGGGGTGAAGCTGCAATGGAACCTGGGAGCCCTCTACTCGCGCAAGAACGATATTCGCAAGATAGCCGTGCAGAAGGAGCGCATCGAGCGTCAGCAGGAGGCCTTCGTGCTCAACACCATGCTCGATGTGACCGACCAGCTGAACGAGGTGCACAAAGCCGAACACGTACTCGAGCAGGACCGCGAGATTATCCGGCTGCGCGAGGAGATACGCCAGGCGGGCGAAGAGCAATACAAGCAGGGGGTAATCATGCTCACCGACCTGATGGAGATGATCGACGAGGAGTTCAACGCCCGGGTGGCCCAATCGCTCCACCAGGTGCAACTGGTCATGGCCATCTGCGACCTGAAAAATACATTGGGACAATAA
- a CDS encoding HlyD family secretion protein, producing the protein MKKQIFYVATAAALLALGSCTDRSREFDACGQIEATEVVVSAEANGRIIALQLTEGDKLTTDEVVGVIDSVQTYLQKEELVRKRSNTQTKWVDIDRQLASQYAQLNKLKSDRERYQALEAKDAATRKQVDDLVSQIAVTEREIAAQRQNYERNNAGIREELALYDVQIAEKDDQLSKCRIVAPIDGTVLTKFAEAGELVTSGKSLFKLADLKQVYVRAYLTTAQLAEVKLGDTVRVTIEDGTDKPRTYEGRLVWIADEAEFTPKNIQTKDERADLVYAAKIALDNDGYLKLGMYAYVRFQ; encoded by the coding sequence ATGAAAAAGCAGATTTTCTATGTAGCGACAGCGGCTGCACTGCTGGCTCTCGGCAGCTGTACCGACCGCTCACGCGAATTTGACGCCTGCGGACAGATAGAGGCTACCGAAGTAGTCGTTTCGGCCGAAGCCAACGGACGCATCATCGCCCTGCAACTGACCGAGGGCGACAAGCTCACCACCGATGAGGTGGTGGGCGTCATCGACTCGGTACAGACCTATTTGCAGAAGGAGGAGTTGGTGCGCAAGCGGAGCAACACGCAGACCAAATGGGTGGACATCGACCGGCAACTGGCCTCGCAATACGCCCAACTGAACAAGCTGAAATCGGACCGCGAGCGCTACCAGGCCCTCGAAGCCAAAGATGCCGCTACCCGAAAGCAGGTGGACGACCTGGTGTCGCAGATTGCCGTGACCGAACGGGAGATTGCCGCCCAGCGACAGAACTACGAACGCAACAACGCCGGAATCCGCGAGGAGCTCGCCCTCTACGACGTGCAAATCGCCGAGAAGGACGACCAGCTGAGCAAATGCCGCATCGTCGCCCCCATCGACGGCACGGTGCTGACCAAGTTTGCCGAAGCGGGCGAACTGGTCACCTCGGGCAAATCGCTCTTCAAGCTGGCCGACCTGAAACAGGTCTATGTGCGGGCCTACCTCACCACCGCCCAACTGGCCGAGGTGAAACTGGGCGACACCGTGCGGGTGACCATCGAGGACGGTACCGACAAGCCCCGCACATATGAAGGGCGACTGGTGTGGATTGCCGACGAGGCCGAGTTTACCCCGAAGAACATTCAGACCAAGGACGAACGGGCCGACCTGGTCTACGCCGCCAAAATCGCCCTCGACAATGACGGATACCTCAAACTGGGCATGTATGCCTATGTGCGGTTTCAATAA
- a CDS encoding ABC transporter ATP-binding protein has product MGAIEVTTVSKRYGTCQALDRISLDIQRGEIYGLIGPDGAGKTTLFRILVTLLLPDSGSARIEGLDVVKDFMAIRQRIGYMPGRFSLYQDLTVAENLDFFATMFGTTVAENYGNIEEIYAQIEPFRDRRAGKLSGGMKQKLALCCALVHRPSVLFLDEPTTGVDAVSRKDFWNMLYRIRESGVTILVSTPYMDEASLCDRISLLQKGRIIETGTPAAIVAQYPHRLFGVSGKPAYPLLKFLRRTPGLLRCFSFGSEHHVAVTPGTIQPEELTAKLQAAGFHDVVVREIEPNIEDCFMELAKEKRQES; this is encoded by the coding sequence ATGGGAGCCATCGAAGTAACAACAGTGAGCAAACGCTACGGTACCTGCCAGGCCCTGGACCGCATCTCGCTCGACATACAGCGGGGCGAGATTTACGGCCTCATCGGTCCCGACGGGGCCGGCAAGACCACGCTGTTCCGCATTCTGGTGACGCTGCTCCTGCCCGACAGCGGCAGTGCCCGCATCGAAGGGCTCGACGTGGTGAAAGATTTCATGGCCATCAGGCAACGCATCGGCTACATGCCGGGACGCTTCTCGCTCTATCAAGACCTGACGGTAGCCGAGAACCTCGACTTTTTCGCCACGATGTTCGGCACCACCGTAGCCGAGAACTACGGAAACATCGAAGAAATCTATGCTCAAATCGAGCCTTTTCGCGACCGGCGCGCCGGGAAACTTTCGGGCGGCATGAAACAGAAACTGGCCCTCTGCTGCGCCCTGGTGCACCGCCCCTCGGTACTTTTTCTCGACGAGCCCACCACGGGCGTCGATGCCGTGAGCCGCAAGGATTTCTGGAACATGCTCTACCGCATTCGGGAGTCGGGGGTGACCATACTGGTGTCGACTCCCTACATGGACGAGGCCTCCCTCTGCGACCGCATCTCGCTCCTGCAAAAGGGGCGAATCATCGAGACGGGTACCCCTGCCGCCATCGTGGCCCAGTATCCACACCGGCTGTTCGGCGTGTCGGGCAAACCGGCCTACCCGCTGTTGAAATTCCTGCGGCGCACACCCGGCCTGCTGCGGTGCTTCTCGTTCGGTTCGGAGCACCACGTGGCCGTAACACCGGGGACCATACAGCCGGAAGAGTTGACAGCAAAGCTCCAAGCGGCCGGATTTCACGACGTAGTGGTGCGGGAAATCGAGCCGAATATCGAAGACTGTTTCATGGAACTGGCAAAAGAAAAAAGGCAAGAATCATGA
- a CDS encoding ABC transporter permease, which yields MKTFFSFIKKEFRHIFRDRRTILIVLVMPVVQIILFGFAVSTEVHNARVDVVGDSNDPAVRQIVERIDRNPYLNVEAVYESVSEVPERFRQGRADVAVCFERNFDERLHHYGQASVRLLGDGSDPNTAQMIVNYVNGVLSDVQSELGTQGDSPQAAFPHVQYMYNPAVRSSYNFVPGVMGLILMLVCSMMTAISIVREKESGTMELLLVSPIRPIGVIISKAIPYLVLSLVNLVTILLLARFVLGVPLRGSLLLLSVVSVLFILASLGIGLLISVISSTQKTALLISGMGLTMPTMIFSGIIFPCESMPVVLQYVSDIIPAKWYIIMVKKVMIEGVGFGYIYQEFTILLLMTLFLLAVSVRLFKRRL from the coding sequence ATGAAAACATTTTTTTCCTTCATCAAGAAAGAGTTCCGACACATATTCCGGGACAGGCGCACCATACTCATCGTGCTGGTGATGCCCGTCGTGCAGATTATCCTGTTCGGATTTGCCGTCAGCACCGAGGTGCACAACGCCCGGGTCGACGTCGTGGGCGACAGCAACGACCCCGCAGTGAGGCAAATCGTGGAGCGCATCGACCGGAATCCCTACCTGAACGTCGAGGCCGTCTACGAGTCAGTCTCCGAGGTACCGGAACGGTTCCGCCAGGGACGGGCGGACGTGGCGGTCTGTTTCGAGCGCAACTTCGACGAGCGGCTGCACCACTACGGCCAGGCCTCGGTGCGTCTGCTGGGCGACGGCTCCGACCCCAATACCGCCCAGATGATTGTCAACTACGTGAACGGGGTGTTGAGTGACGTGCAGAGCGAACTCGGCACACAAGGCGACTCGCCACAGGCCGCCTTCCCCCACGTGCAATACATGTACAACCCGGCCGTGCGGTCGTCCTACAACTTCGTGCCCGGGGTGATGGGACTCATTCTCATGCTGGTCTGCTCGATGATGACCGCCATCTCGATTGTGCGCGAGAAAGAGAGCGGCACCATGGAGCTGCTGCTCGTCTCGCCTATCCGCCCCATCGGCGTGATTATCAGCAAGGCCATACCCTATCTGGTCCTGTCGCTGGTCAATCTGGTCACAATCCTGCTGCTGGCCCGCTTCGTCCTGGGGGTACCCCTGCGGGGCAGTCTGCTGCTCCTGTCGGTCGTCTCGGTACTCTTCATTCTGGCTTCGCTGGGTATCGGGCTGCTCATTTCGGTCATCTCGTCCACCCAAAAGACCGCCCTGCTCATCTCGGGCATGGGGCTCACGATGCCCACGATGATTTTCTCGGGTATCATCTTCCCCTGCGAGAGCATGCCGGTCGTGCTGCAATACGTGTCGGACATTATCCCGGCCAAGTGGTACATCATCATGGTCAAGAAGGTGATGATCGAGGGGGTAGGCTTCGGCT